The following proteins come from a genomic window of Corallococcus sp. NCRR:
- a CDS encoding PaaI family thioesterase, translating into MSDTPSRPTQAQLDRYAELFTQSLTLRHFGARMSFPEGRKVVVELPEVQPHHRGGLGGSAVNGGVLSALFDIAIGCTPALRDTTRRCATVQLSMSFERPVTGDRFHVEAVIDNGGASTVFASAKIIDAEGRVCARCQGVVRVSAQPWASGESPATN; encoded by the coding sequence ATGTCCGACACCCCGTCCCGCCCCACCCAGGCCCAGCTCGACCGCTACGCGGAGCTGTTCACCCAGAGCCTCACCCTGCGCCACTTCGGCGCCCGGATGTCCTTCCCCGAAGGACGCAAGGTGGTGGTGGAGCTCCCGGAGGTGCAGCCGCACCACCGGGGCGGCCTGGGCGGCTCCGCCGTCAACGGCGGCGTGCTCTCCGCCCTCTTCGACATCGCCATCGGCTGCACGCCCGCGCTCCGGGACACCACCCGCCGCTGCGCCACCGTCCAGCTGTCCATGAGCTTCGAGCGCCCCGTCACCGGAGACCGCTTCCACGTGGAGGCCGTCATCGACAACGGCGGGGCGTCCACCGTCTTCGCCTCCGCGAAAATCATCGATGCCGAGGGCCGGGTGTGCGCCCGCTGCCAGGGCGTCGTGCGCGTCTCCGCCCAGCCGTGGGCCTCCGGCGAGAGCCCCGCCACCAACTGA
- a CDS encoding DUF1592 domain-containing protein gives MSFLTACEGQISDAANPRNPGPGGTNNPPAGVEQPARSARVARLTHAQWLSTVKDLLKLDAAPTALAQSFRADPSQSGFLFDNDARALSVDEALWGAYQRAAADLAGQVATDATKLGRLLPAGSTTDEARAKAFVESFGLRALRRPLTADEVESYLKLYREGPKAYPTMAAFQGGLRLVLEGFLQSPLFLYRVERSTQAADGKVPLDAFEVASRLSYALWNSMPDDALFAAAREGLLAKREGVAAEARRMMADPRARGVVDAYHQAVFDVPRYASIRPNTTRFPNVTTKLAESAAKENTLFVQDVVFGRKGRFADLLTSRDTFVNDELARIYGLTGNFTADFVPVSLDGAQRRGVLTQVGFLASHATSIDPDPIHRGVFLSEHLLCQKIGAPPANIPALPAPNGRTNREVVTSHTEAPGTVCASCHATLINPLGFPFENFDAVGGYRTTDNGHPVDASSTPGIGGQKVSVKDALDLADALATTQAVHECYARHWIEFLSGRPAVAEDDALVARLGKLSQSGQLPIVDLVVEVVTGVGFVTRHPEELP, from the coding sequence TTGAGTTTCCTGACTGCCTGCGAAGGCCAGATTTCTGACGCGGCGAATCCGCGCAATCCTGGCCCTGGCGGGACGAACAACCCCCCTGCCGGTGTCGAGCAGCCGGCTCGTTCGGCTCGCGTCGCCCGGCTGACGCACGCGCAGTGGCTGAGCACCGTGAAGGACCTGCTCAAGCTGGACGCGGCGCCCACGGCGCTGGCGCAGTCGTTCCGCGCGGACCCGTCCCAGAGCGGCTTCCTCTTCGACAACGACGCCCGCGCGCTGTCGGTGGACGAGGCGCTGTGGGGCGCCTACCAGCGCGCGGCGGCGGACCTGGCCGGGCAGGTGGCCACGGACGCGACGAAGCTGGGCAGGCTGCTGCCGGCGGGGAGCACCACGGACGAAGCGCGCGCGAAGGCGTTCGTGGAGTCCTTCGGCCTGCGCGCCCTGCGCCGCCCGCTGACCGCGGACGAGGTGGAGTCGTACCTCAAGCTGTACCGCGAGGGCCCCAAGGCGTACCCGACGATGGCCGCGTTCCAGGGCGGCCTGCGGCTGGTGCTGGAGGGCTTCCTCCAGTCGCCCCTGTTCCTCTACCGCGTGGAGCGCAGCACGCAGGCGGCGGACGGCAAGGTGCCGCTGGACGCGTTCGAGGTGGCGTCCCGCTTGAGCTACGCGCTCTGGAACTCCATGCCGGACGACGCGCTGTTCGCCGCTGCTCGCGAGGGCCTGCTCGCGAAGCGCGAGGGCGTGGCCGCCGAGGCGCGCCGGATGATGGCGGACCCCCGGGCGCGCGGCGTGGTGGACGCCTACCACCAGGCCGTCTTCGACGTGCCCCGCTACGCGAGCATCCGGCCCAACACCACGCGCTTCCCCAACGTCACGACGAAGCTGGCGGAGTCCGCGGCGAAGGAGAACACGCTCTTCGTCCAGGACGTCGTCTTCGGGCGCAAGGGGCGCTTCGCGGACCTGCTCACGTCGCGCGACACCTTCGTCAACGACGAGCTGGCGCGCATCTACGGCCTCACCGGCAACTTCACCGCGGACTTCGTGCCGGTGTCGCTGGATGGGGCGCAGCGCCGGGGCGTGCTCACGCAGGTGGGCTTCCTCGCGTCGCACGCGACCTCCATCGACCCGGACCCCATCCACCGCGGCGTGTTCCTGTCGGAGCACCTGCTGTGCCAGAAGATTGGCGCGCCGCCGGCCAACATCCCCGCGCTGCCCGCGCCCAACGGCCGCACCAACCGCGAGGTGGTGACGTCGCACACGGAGGCGCCCGGCACGGTGTGCGCGTCCTGCCACGCGACGCTCATCAACCCGCTGGGCTTCCCCTTCGAGAACTTCGACGCCGTGGGCGGCTACCGCACGACGGACAACGGGCACCCGGTGGATGCCTCGTCGACGCCGGGCATTGGCGGACAGAAGGTGTCGGTGAAGGACGCGCTGGACCTGGCGGACGCGCTCGCGACCACGCAGGCGGTGCATGAGTGCTACGCGCGCCACTGGATTGAGTTCCTGAGCGGACGCCCCGCGGTGGCGGAGGACGACGCGCTGGTGGCGCGGCTGGGCAAGCTGTCGCAGTCCGGTCAGCTGCCCATCGTGGACCTGGTCGTCGAGGTCGTGACGGGCGTGGGCTTCGT
- a CDS encoding RNA polymerase sigma factor, translating to MYEQLTDEELFAEVTRRRASGEAVGTPLGALCARWARPARYVIGRIQGSYGRGSPADADELFQDAVGKFLDRGLDQFRGVSEQMPGRSASPKTFFLRIVKHVAIDFYRRHREELAPAPVSPDDVMEETPSEVARAVEGARRREERAEAQELYWAAYARLQQEHPKEASAWELYHHEDVEDHEECARRLNISVVNSYKRVSRAQAYLRLYLLELQRDGLPEEPS from the coding sequence GTGTACGAGCAGCTCACGGATGAGGAATTGTTCGCGGAGGTGACCCGGCGGCGCGCCTCGGGCGAGGCCGTCGGGACTCCGTTGGGGGCCTTGTGCGCGCGATGGGCGCGCCCGGCCCGTTACGTCATCGGCAGGATTCAGGGCAGCTACGGACGGGGCTCTCCGGCGGACGCCGACGAGCTCTTCCAGGACGCGGTGGGGAAGTTCCTCGACCGGGGCCTGGATCAGTTCCGGGGCGTGTCCGAGCAGATGCCGGGCAGGAGCGCGTCTCCCAAGACGTTCTTCCTGCGCATCGTCAAGCACGTCGCCATCGACTTCTACCGGCGGCACCGGGAGGAACTGGCGCCCGCGCCGGTGTCGCCCGACGACGTCATGGAAGAGACCCCGTCCGAGGTGGCCCGGGCGGTGGAGGGCGCACGGCGTCGCGAGGAGCGCGCCGAGGCGCAGGAGTTGTACTGGGCCGCCTACGCCAGGCTCCAGCAGGAGCATCCAAAGGAGGCATCCGCATGGGAGCTGTATCACCACGAGGACGTGGAGGATCACGAGGAATGCGCACGCCGTTTGAACATCAGCGTGGTGAACTCGTACAAGCGCGTCAGCCGCGCCCAGGCATACCTGCGCCTGTACCTGCTGGAGTTGCAGCGGGACGGACTGCCGGAGGAGCCGTCGTGA
- a CDS encoding zf-HC2 domain-containing protein yields the protein MSLPTPHLTRDRTEQYLLGALPPEACAQLEAHTLTCEPCARLLQEEALLEEQLYEVAAATPRDPVVVRPARWHRPAAVAAALVAVAASVFLLLRPGGEAVSPSVTPVEAPVVAARDTQVEEEAPRDIVVACPDLATQEHCLRSASARGLLVYHPGGQGEVPRYDASSGLNVVALNSRPAAL from the coding sequence ATGAGCCTGCCCACGCCCCACCTCACCCGCGACCGCACGGAGCAGTACCTGCTGGGCGCGCTGCCGCCCGAAGCCTGCGCGCAGCTGGAGGCCCACACGCTCACGTGCGAGCCGTGCGCGAGGCTGCTCCAGGAGGAGGCCCTGCTGGAGGAGCAGCTGTACGAAGTCGCCGCCGCCACGCCGCGCGACCCGGTCGTGGTGCGCCCCGCGCGCTGGCACCGCCCGGCCGCCGTCGCCGCGGCGCTGGTCGCGGTGGCGGCCTCCGTGTTCCTGCTGCTGCGGCCCGGAGGGGAAGCGGTCTCCCCGTCCGTGACGCCCGTGGAGGCGCCGGTCGTCGCGGCGCGGGACACGCAAGTGGAGGAAGAGGCGCCCCGGGACATCGTGGTCGCGTGCCCGGACCTGGCCACGCAGGAGCACTGCCTCAGGTCCGCGAGCGCGCGCGGGCTGCTCGTGTATCACCCCGGTGGACAGGGCGAGGTCCCCCGCTACGACGCGTCCAGCGGGCTGAACGTGGTGGCGCTGAACTCGCGGCCGGCCGCCCTGTGA
- a CDS encoding RNA polymerase sigma factor, whose amino-acid sequence MTTLQSRQDTERAARPAAPDEEALSRRALSGERAAWDTLIARHQRRVVVSLLARGIRVDRAQELTQETWARLIQQQQRGLLTELRLPALALAQAAFLAADDARRARRESVDGTVDDLPERQQPVDPAQSAEKRLVSEEQLARARDALEQVSPGARNVFLLACDGQGLPHAEVASRVGLSVQRVRQILCEVRKKLRTALEEEQP is encoded by the coding sequence ATGACGACCCTCCAGTCGCGGCAGGACACAGAGAGGGCCGCGCGGCCGGCGGCGCCGGACGAGGAGGCCTTGTCCCGGCGCGCGCTCTCCGGGGAGCGGGCCGCGTGGGACACGCTCATCGCCCGGCACCAGCGCCGGGTGGTGGTGTCGCTGCTCGCGCGGGGCATCCGGGTGGACCGGGCCCAGGAATTGACGCAGGAGACGTGGGCGCGCCTCATCCAGCAGCAGCAGCGGGGACTGCTCACGGAATTGCGGCTGCCGGCGCTCGCGCTCGCGCAGGCGGCGTTCCTCGCGGCGGATGACGCCCGGCGCGCGCGGCGCGAGTCGGTGGACGGCACGGTGGACGACCTGCCGGAGCGCCAGCAGCCGGTGGACCCCGCGCAGTCCGCGGAGAAGCGCCTGGTGTCGGAGGAGCAGCTCGCCCGGGCCCGGGACGCGCTGGAGCAGGTGTCTCCGGGCGCGCGCAACGTCTTCCTCCTGGCCTGTGACGGCCAGGGGCTTCCCCATGCCGAGGTCGCCTCCCGCGTCGGGCTGTCCGTCCAGCGCGTGCGACAGATTTTGTGCGAGGTCCGCAAGAAGCTGCGCACCGCGCTCGAAGAGGAACAACCATGA
- a CDS encoding ATP-dependent helicase, with the protein MNAHETALLEDLNPPQAEAVLHGDGPLLVLSGAGSGKTRVITRRVAHLVKVRRVFPWRILAVTFTNKAAREMRERLSQLLGAQANDLVVSTFHSSAAMILRREAEAAGLTRSFVIYDDGDQLNLVKRALRDINVDFAIAPREILHRIDQEKNAARLPEDMRVEAEDMRGQVIKRVYAGYQKLLRAANAVDFGDLLLLLVKLFRDRPDVLERYRTRFTHVLVDEFQDTNPVQYALLRQLAPPPSANLVVVGDDDQSIYRWRGADVDNILQFPKQYPGAKVVKLEQNYRSDQNILTAAHEVISKNPRRMAKKLWSERPKGENLELLLHRDERAEAQEVARRILAVQREGFIKFSSMAVFYRTNAQSRVLEEALRLARVPYTLVSGRSFYDRAEVRDASAYLRLMVNPRSDADLLRVLNVPARGIGDTTEERLTDFANEQGLSLFEALGERHRIPSLNATAQKRLGGFHQLLQSLHAFSLTAKDAAGAVDQMLKETKLVETLVAEGSDEALTRAENLKELLGAAQEFDLKRASDMVASAQAAEDREEEAPEGVDSAPLTADIPPLQAFLEQISLVGEADAEVSEGRVALMTLHAAKGLEFDAVFLTGLEEGVFPHSRALKSDDPDGGEEMAEERRLCYVGFTRARKRLFVSLAQCRSLFGELKYNPPSRFLADVPQALFGFKENDLPPPPRAAAMPQRRRNWDDDETGPRVDRSYSQASSDMDGVGGDVRGMRVRHEQFGSGRIVAAEGSGPNAKVTVEFGGNVGLKRVIARFLIPG; encoded by the coding sequence GTGAACGCCCACGAAACCGCCCTCCTCGAAGACCTCAATCCGCCCCAGGCGGAAGCCGTGCTCCACGGCGACGGCCCCCTGCTCGTGCTGTCAGGCGCCGGCAGCGGCAAGACGCGCGTCATCACCCGCCGTGTGGCCCACCTGGTGAAGGTGCGCCGCGTCTTCCCGTGGCGCATCCTGGCCGTCACCTTCACCAACAAGGCCGCGCGCGAGATGCGCGAGCGCCTCAGCCAATTGCTGGGCGCGCAGGCCAACGACCTGGTGGTGAGCACGTTCCACTCGTCCGCGGCCATGATTCTCCGCCGCGAGGCGGAGGCCGCGGGCCTGACGCGGTCCTTCGTCATCTACGACGACGGCGACCAGCTCAACCTGGTGAAGCGCGCCCTGCGCGACATCAACGTGGATTTCGCAATCGCTCCCCGGGAGATTTTGCACCGCATCGACCAGGAGAAGAACGCCGCGCGGCTGCCGGAGGACATGCGCGTGGAGGCGGAGGACATGCGCGGGCAGGTCATCAAGCGCGTGTACGCCGGCTACCAGAAGCTCCTGCGCGCGGCGAACGCGGTGGACTTCGGGGACCTGCTGCTCCTGCTCGTGAAGTTGTTCCGCGACCGGCCGGACGTGCTGGAGCGCTACCGCACGCGCTTCACGCACGTGCTGGTGGACGAGTTCCAGGACACCAACCCCGTGCAGTACGCGCTGCTGCGCCAGCTCGCGCCGCCGCCGTCCGCGAACCTGGTGGTGGTGGGCGACGACGACCAGTCCATCTACCGCTGGCGCGGCGCGGACGTGGACAACATCCTCCAGTTCCCCAAGCAGTACCCGGGCGCGAAGGTGGTGAAGCTGGAGCAGAACTACCGCTCCGACCAGAACATCCTCACCGCCGCGCACGAGGTCATCTCCAAGAACCCGCGCCGCATGGCGAAGAAGCTCTGGAGCGAGCGGCCCAAGGGGGAGAACCTGGAGCTGCTCCTGCACCGCGACGAGCGCGCGGAGGCGCAGGAGGTGGCCCGGCGCATCCTGGCCGTCCAGCGCGAGGGCTTCATCAAGTTCTCCAGCATGGCGGTGTTCTACCGGACCAACGCGCAGAGCCGCGTGCTGGAAGAGGCGCTGCGCCTGGCGCGCGTGCCGTACACGCTGGTGAGCGGACGCAGCTTCTACGACCGCGCGGAGGTGCGCGACGCGTCCGCGTACCTGCGGCTGATGGTGAACCCGCGCTCGGACGCGGACCTGCTGCGCGTGCTCAACGTGCCGGCGCGCGGCATCGGTGACACCACCGAGGAGCGGCTGACGGACTTCGCGAACGAGCAGGGCCTGAGCCTCTTCGAGGCCCTGGGCGAGCGCCACCGCATCCCCAGCCTCAACGCCACCGCGCAGAAGCGGCTGGGCGGCTTCCACCAGTTGCTCCAGTCGCTGCACGCCTTCTCCCTCACGGCGAAGGACGCGGCGGGCGCGGTGGACCAGATGCTCAAGGAGACGAAGCTCGTGGAGACGCTCGTCGCGGAGGGCAGCGACGAGGCGCTCACCCGGGCGGAGAACCTGAAGGAGCTCCTGGGCGCGGCGCAGGAGTTCGACCTGAAGCGCGCGTCCGACATGGTGGCCTCCGCGCAGGCGGCCGAGGATCGCGAGGAGGAGGCGCCCGAGGGCGTGGACTCCGCGCCGCTCACCGCGGACATCCCGCCGCTGCAGGCCTTCCTGGAGCAGATCAGCCTGGTGGGCGAAGCGGACGCGGAGGTCAGCGAGGGCCGCGTGGCGCTGATGACGCTGCACGCGGCCAAGGGCCTGGAGTTCGACGCCGTGTTCCTCACCGGCCTGGAGGAGGGCGTCTTCCCGCACTCGCGCGCGCTCAAGAGCGACGACCCGGACGGCGGCGAGGAGATGGCCGAGGAACGCCGGCTCTGCTACGTGGGCTTCACCCGCGCGCGCAAGCGGCTCTTCGTGAGCCTGGCGCAGTGCCGCTCCCTCTTCGGCGAGCTCAAGTACAACCCGCCCAGCCGCTTCCTCGCGGACGTGCCGCAGGCGTTGTTCGGCTTCAAGGAGAACGACCTGCCGCCCCCGCCGCGCGCCGCCGCCATGCCGCAGCGCCGCCGCAACTGGGACGACGACGAGACGGGCCCGCGCGTGGACCGCAGCTATTCGCAGGCCTCGTCCGACATGGACGGCGTGGGCGGAGACGTGCGCGGCATGCGCGTGCGCCACGAACAGTTCGGCTCCGGCCGAATCGTCGCCGCGGAAGGGTCTGGCCCCAACGCCAAGGTCACCGTGGAGTTCGGCGGCAACGTGGGCCTCAAGCGCGTCATCGCGCGCTTCCTTATTCCCGGCTGA
- a CDS encoding AraC family transcriptional regulator yields the protein MAFRTRIPSLLFALWAPLAAARTPPVATALTSTVTTASETAPKASQTPSAATAMPGASAPKQGPATSTTAPASGSGAEVASVTTAASTPRPDAAAPGASGGMPAAPDATRTKLPQGWYVTESAPQHYEAGVDESSPCEGTRSAYLRSRTQATDSFGTFMQAFSAQDFRGKRLRFSASVRHQDVKGWAGLWMRVEGADPKQPLAFDNMQSRALVGTHGCKRYDVVLDVPKEATTIMAGLIMSGAGKAWLGGVRFEAVDTSVKTTDLLTSPQPLPSGPQGLEEIPASSPVWSGGERLGRVGSYWFDALTVQTENPLKKGKGQQWQGTVGDELFEHGIEVNGTYRNYPLRVRVHAGGPTTRIQGTWGTGPVDIRLSPDVLYMRWGVFERKLLRDREADAEQGCNVYRQMEGVHEMDRIDVCGVALATRPPLTQLVVSFLANTFRRDPSPFTPPVPAPPVRSWQPDNSAGSNRPATKAR from the coding sequence ATGGCGTTCCGAACCCGCATCCCCAGCCTGCTCTTCGCGCTCTGGGCGCCCCTCGCGGCGGCCCGGACACCGCCCGTCGCGACGGCGCTCACGTCCACCGTGACGACCGCGTCCGAGACGGCGCCGAAGGCGAGCCAGACACCCTCGGCCGCGACGGCCATGCCCGGAGCCTCCGCGCCAAAGCAGGGCCCGGCGACCTCCACCACCGCTCCCGCGTCAGGGTCCGGCGCGGAGGTGGCTTCCGTCACGACCGCCGCGTCCACACCGCGGCCGGACGCGGCGGCTCCGGGCGCCTCCGGAGGCATGCCCGCCGCGCCGGACGCCACGCGGACGAAGCTGCCGCAGGGCTGGTACGTCACGGAGAGCGCGCCCCAGCACTACGAGGCGGGCGTGGACGAGTCCTCCCCGTGCGAGGGCACGCGCAGCGCCTACCTGCGCTCGCGCACGCAGGCCACGGACAGCTTCGGCACCTTCATGCAGGCCTTCAGCGCGCAGGACTTCCGGGGCAAGCGCCTGCGCTTCTCCGCGAGCGTGCGCCACCAGGACGTGAAGGGCTGGGCGGGGCTGTGGATGCGCGTGGAGGGCGCGGACCCCAAACAACCGCTCGCCTTCGACAACATGCAGTCACGCGCGCTGGTGGGCACCCACGGCTGCAAGCGCTACGACGTGGTGCTGGACGTTCCGAAGGAGGCCACCACCATCATGGCGGGCCTCATCATGAGCGGCGCCGGCAAGGCGTGGCTCGGCGGCGTGCGCTTCGAGGCGGTGGACACGTCGGTGAAGACGACGGACCTGCTCACCAGCCCGCAGCCCCTGCCCTCCGGTCCCCAGGGCCTGGAGGAGATTCCCGCCTCATCCCCCGTCTGGAGCGGCGGCGAGCGGCTGGGCCGCGTGGGCTCCTACTGGTTCGACGCCCTGACCGTGCAGACGGAGAACCCGCTCAAGAAGGGCAAGGGTCAGCAGTGGCAGGGCACCGTGGGCGACGAGCTCTTCGAGCACGGCATCGAGGTGAACGGCACCTACCGCAACTACCCGCTGCGGGTGCGGGTGCACGCGGGCGGACCCACCACCCGCATCCAGGGCACCTGGGGCACCGGCCCCGTGGACATCCGCCTCAGCCCGGACGTCCTGTACATGCGCTGGGGCGTCTTCGAGCGGAAGCTGCTGCGCGACCGGGAGGCCGACGCGGAGCAGGGCTGCAACGTCTACCGCCAGATGGAGGGCGTGCACGAGATGGACCGCATCGACGTGTGCGGCGTCGCGCTCGCCACCCGGCCGCCGCTCACGCAGTTGGTGGTGTCCTTCCTCGCCAACACCTTCCGCCGCGACCCGTCGCCCTTCACGCCGCCGGTGCCGGCCCCTCCGGTGCGCTCCTGGCAGCCGGACAACTCCGCCGGAAGCAACCGCCCCGCCACGAAGGCCCGCTAA
- a CDS encoding zf-HC2 domain-containing protein, whose product MKGDALSRYQARYARLGAGPLAVGELLEVVGDVLRRSDRLGTDGVEEALKGLDRPGVEAWLAQQKPQALQPLLLRAAEESMEVALGEEGEEAELWRASALEGLAARDRAASAARALVTWEMLKGPLDGDAAAARERFLGALGHLDSALRSRARWFIPLNTERRAERDLLDPVERPGAWWFSARAGCDDLVASWTGRPMKDPEHLKDCASCRADRADTAVVDTPPRRHLTDDELWRLDSGEMSREERERVEAHTASCGECAQAVLALDEGDAAIDEALELEEEGAQVSRSARDSRADVARRPSAARLPEHREVLEERRDFRVVLVRERQRVRLLVQPLGTRAVTAAVFLSPGRPSLKPTQGPEGLSFDLSTALATGAHAAHLTVQAGQETLERDFAF is encoded by the coding sequence ATGAAGGGCGACGCGCTGTCCCGCTACCAGGCCCGGTACGCGCGCCTGGGCGCGGGCCCCCTCGCGGTGGGGGAGCTGTTGGAGGTGGTGGGGGATGTGCTGCGGCGCTCGGACCGGCTCGGCACCGACGGGGTGGAAGAGGCCTTGAAGGGCCTGGACCGCCCCGGAGTGGAAGCCTGGCTTGCCCAGCAGAAACCGCAGGCGCTCCAGCCGTTGCTCCTGCGTGCCGCCGAGGAGTCGATGGAGGTGGCGCTGGGCGAGGAGGGTGAGGAAGCGGAGCTGTGGCGCGCGTCCGCGCTGGAAGGACTGGCCGCCCGGGATCGGGCCGCCTCCGCCGCCCGCGCGCTCGTCACCTGGGAGATGTTGAAGGGCCCGCTGGACGGGGACGCGGCCGCTGCTCGCGAGCGCTTTCTCGGGGCGCTGGGCCACCTGGACTCCGCGCTGCGCTCCCGGGCGCGCTGGTTCATCCCGCTCAACACCGAGCGCCGCGCCGAGCGCGACCTGCTGGACCCCGTGGAGCGCCCCGGCGCCTGGTGGTTCTCCGCGCGGGCTGGCTGTGATGACCTGGTGGCGTCCTGGACGGGCCGCCCCATGAAGGACCCGGAGCACCTGAAGGACTGTGCCAGCTGCCGCGCGGACCGCGCGGACACGGCGGTGGTGGACACCCCCCCGCGCCGCCACCTCACCGACGACGAGCTGTGGCGGCTGGACTCCGGCGAGATGAGCCGCGAGGAGCGCGAGCGCGTGGAGGCCCACACGGCCAGCTGCGGCGAGTGCGCCCAGGCCGTGCTGGCGCTGGACGAGGGCGACGCCGCCATCGACGAGGCGCTGGAGTTGGAAGAGGAGGGCGCGCAGGTCTCGCGCTCGGCGCGTGACTCCCGCGCGGACGTGGCCCGGCGCCCCAGCGCGGCCCGCCTGCCGGAGCACCGCGAGGTGCTGGAGGAGCGGCGCGACTTCCGCGTGGTGCTGGTGCGCGAGCGTCAGCGGGTGCGGCTGCTGGTGCAGCCCCTGGGCACGCGCGCCGTGACGGCCGCCGTGTTCCTGTCGCCCGGGCGTCCGTCGCTCAAGCCGACGCAGGGGCCGGAGGGGCTGTCCTTCGACCTATCCACGGCGCTGGCCACCGGCGCGCACGCGGCCCACCTCACGGTGCAGGCAGGCCAGGAGACGCTGGAGCGCGACTTCGCGTTCTAG